The following proteins are co-located in the Leucoraja erinacea ecotype New England chromosome 4, Leri_hhj_1, whole genome shotgun sequence genome:
- the mybl1 gene encoding myb-related protein A isoform X4 has protein sequence MAKRARSEDDDDEHLFQDRDYDIPQQKGTKKLCNKVKWIPDEQDEKLKKLVEEHGTEDWNFIASNFLNRTDVQCQHRWQKVLNPELIKGPWTKEEDQKVIELVQKYGPKRWSLIAKYLKGRIGKQCRERWHNHLNPEVKKSSWTEEEDKIIYEAHKRLGNRWAEIAKLLPGRTDNSIKNHWNSTMRRKVEQEGYLQEAPKCDLLPSMQQQKVPARTPLNPVQFPNQFFIPVSSQGLRHPYSASEESCIDNATTGLTQSQDTTDFIWSRSLFGDESLSSTLSSLEDKANEICMKEPLQGASTPVHQASFNRFLAQEESSVLGTLQSIPDLTKTFELIEADSVVWNELTNFDLSEVNEKTPAKQTPVKFECLQHKGGIGYRFDGHAISDLSRSTCSNSSELIPITSPVVAKFSTPPTILRRKRRLRLGPSPPSDCNSLSFMDNSTTSPKSTPVKVLPFSPSQFFNICSGNDHLNIDNTALTSTPVCGQKVLVTTPLRKDTPRVQKENVGFRTPTIRRTVLDSTPRTPTPFKNALAAQEKKYGPLRMVPQSLAHLEEDIREVLKKETGTDILLGDGMDPIFKICEQEQNAPLKKVRKSLVLDTWNKDDFGAQKFTQSSVSDMQSENLLNTSLLRTLLPEKSDLATSTWSRNVILSEIKHKNTSKTVRFEIPLQMTSEWEAVACGKTEDQLIMTEQARRYLTAYNGSNTSRTLIL, from the exons ATGGCCAAGCGGGCTCGGAG tgaagatgatgatgatgaacatCTGTTCCAAGATCGTGATTATGACATCCCTCAACAGAAAGGTACAAAGAAGCTCTGTAACAAAGTTAAATGGATACCTGATGAG CAGGATGAGAAGTTAAAAAAGCTGGTAGAAGAACATGGTACAGAAGATTGGAATTTCATTGCTAGTAATTTTCtc AATCGAACAGATGTTCAATGCCAGCATCGGTGGCAAAAAGTCTTGAATCCAGAATTAATAAAAGGACCATGGACTAAGGAGGAAGATCAAAAG GTAATTGAGTTGGTGCAGAAATATGGTCCAAAACGATGGTCACTTATTGCCAAATACCTAAAAGGCAGGATTGGAAAACAGTGTCGGGAAAGGTGGCACAATCATTTAAATCCTGAAGTGAAAAAATCCTCCTGGACAGAGGAAGAAGATAAAATAATATATGAAGCACATAAGCGTCTTGGAAATCGTTGGGCAGAGATTGCCAAGTTGCTTCCTGGAAG AACAGATAATTCAATCAAGAACCATTGGAATTCCACAATGAGAAGAAAGGTTGAGCAAGAAGGATATCTGCAAGAGGCACCCAAATGTGACTTGCTTCCAAGTATGCAGCAACAGAAAGTACCAGCTAGGACTCCTCTGAACCCAGTGCAGTTTCCGAATCAATTTTTCATTCCCGTGTCTTCTCAA ggcCTTAGACATCCATACTCTGCTTCAGAAGAATCTTGCATAGATAATGCAACCACAGGATTAACTCAA TCTCAAGACACTACTGACTTCATCTGGTCAAGAAGTCTTTTTGGTGATGAAAGTTTATCCAGTACCCTGAGTAGCTTGGAAGATAAGGCAAATGAAATTTGTATGAAGGAACCTCTCCAGGGAGCAAGCACGCCAGTACACCAGGCCTCTTTCAACCGTTTCCTTGCACAGGAAGAAAGTTCGGTCCTTGGCACACTGCAGTCCATTCCTGATTTAACAAAGACATTTGAACTAATTGAAGCA GATTCTGTAGTGTGGAATGAACTAACTAACTTTGACCTCTCTGAAGTTAATGAAAAAACACCCGCTAAACAGACTCCAGTTAAATTTGAATGTTTGCAGCACAAAGGTGGAATAGGTTATCGCTTTGATGGCCATGCCATTTCGGATCTGAGCAGAAGTACTTGCAGTAATAGCAGTGAGCTTATTCCTATAACATCCCCTGTTGTTGCAAAGTTCAGCACGCCTCCAACCATTTTAAGGAGGAAAAGAAGATTACGCCTTGGTCCATCTCCACCCAGTGACTGCAACAGTCTTTCCTTCATGGATAACAGCACCACAAGCCCAAAAAGTACTCCAGTTAAAGTGCTTCCATTTTCTCCTTCTCAG TTTTTTAATATCTGTTCTGGCAATGATCACCTGAACATTGACAATACAGCACTTACTTCAACTCCAGTCTGTGGACAGAAAGTTCTAGTTACAACTCCATTAAGGAAAGACACGCCTCGAGTTCAAAAAGAAAATGTAGG TTTCAGGACACCCACAATAAGACGAACCGTTTTAGACAGCACTCCGAGAACACCTACCCCTTTCAAGAATGCACTTGCCGCTCAAGAAAAGAAATATGGGCCTCTTAGAATGGTG CCTCAATCGCTTGCACATTTAGAAGAGGATATTCGAGAGGTCTTGAAGAAGGAGACAGGGACTGACATATTACTTGGAGATGGAATGGATCCAATCTTCAAAATCTGCGAGCAAGAG CAAAATGCTCCTCTCAAGAAAGTACGAAAATCTCTTGTTTTGGACACTTGGAACAAGGATGACTTTGGTGCACAAAAGTTCACACAGTCCTCTGTTTCGGATATGCAG TCTGAAAACCTGTTGAATACTTCGTTACTGAGAACACTTTTACCAGAAAAATCGGACCTCGCCACAAGTACATGGAGCAGAAATGTTATCTTGtctgaaataaagcataaaaatacttcaaaaaCTGTACGATTTGAGATCCCATTGCAG
- the mybl1 gene encoding myb-related protein A isoform X1 — protein MAKRARSEDDDDEHLFQDRDYDIPQQKGTKKLCNKVKWIPDEQDEKLKKLVEEHGTEDWNFIASNFLNRTDVQCQHRWQKVLNPELIKGPWTKEEDQKVIELVQKYGPKRWSLIAKYLKGRIGKQCRERWHNHLNPEVKKSSWTEEEDKIIYEAHKRLGNRWAEIAKLLPGRTDNSIKNHWNSTMRRKVEQEGYLQEAPKCDLLPSMQQQKVPARTPLNPVQFPNQFFIPVSSQGLRHPYSASEESCIDNATTGLTQQPHIDDDPDKEKRIKELELLLMSAENEVRRKRVGASQDTTDFIWSRSLFGDESLSSTLSSLEDKANEICMKEPLQGASTPVHQASFNRFLAQEESSVLGTLQSIPDLTKTFELIEADSVVWNELTNFDLSEVNEKTPAKQTPVKFECLQHKGGIGYRFDGHAISDLSRSTCSNSSELIPITSPVVAKFSTPPTILRRKRRLRLGPSPPSDCNSLSFMDNSTTSPKSTPVKVLPFSPSQFFNICSGNDHLNIDNTALTSTPVCGQKVLVTTPLRKDTPRVQKENVGFRTPTIRRTVLDSTPRTPTPFKNALAAQEKKYGPLRMVPQSLAHLEEDIREVLKKETGTDILLGDGMDPIFKICEQEQNAPLKKVRKSLVLDTWNKDDFGAQKFTQSSVSDMQSENLLNTSLLRTLLPEKSDLATSTWSRNVILSEIKHKNTSKTVRFEIPLQMTSEWEAVACGKTEDQLIMTEQARRYLTAYNGSNTSRTLIL, from the exons ATGGCCAAGCGGGCTCGGAG tgaagatgatgatgatgaacatCTGTTCCAAGATCGTGATTATGACATCCCTCAACAGAAAGGTACAAAGAAGCTCTGTAACAAAGTTAAATGGATACCTGATGAG CAGGATGAGAAGTTAAAAAAGCTGGTAGAAGAACATGGTACAGAAGATTGGAATTTCATTGCTAGTAATTTTCtc AATCGAACAGATGTTCAATGCCAGCATCGGTGGCAAAAAGTCTTGAATCCAGAATTAATAAAAGGACCATGGACTAAGGAGGAAGATCAAAAG GTAATTGAGTTGGTGCAGAAATATGGTCCAAAACGATGGTCACTTATTGCCAAATACCTAAAAGGCAGGATTGGAAAACAGTGTCGGGAAAGGTGGCACAATCATTTAAATCCTGAAGTGAAAAAATCCTCCTGGACAGAGGAAGAAGATAAAATAATATATGAAGCACATAAGCGTCTTGGAAATCGTTGGGCAGAGATTGCCAAGTTGCTTCCTGGAAG AACAGATAATTCAATCAAGAACCATTGGAATTCCACAATGAGAAGAAAGGTTGAGCAAGAAGGATATCTGCAAGAGGCACCCAAATGTGACTTGCTTCCAAGTATGCAGCAACAGAAAGTACCAGCTAGGACTCCTCTGAACCCAGTGCAGTTTCCGAATCAATTTTTCATTCCCGTGTCTTCTCAA ggcCTTAGACATCCATACTCTGCTTCAGAAGAATCTTGCATAGATAATGCAACCACAGGATTAACTCAA CAACCACATATTGATGACGATCCTGATAAAGAGAAAAGAATAAAGGAACTTGAACTCCTCCTAATGTCAGCAGAGAATGAAGTCAGAAGGAAACGAGTAGGAGCT TCTCAAGACACTACTGACTTCATCTGGTCAAGAAGTCTTTTTGGTGATGAAAGTTTATCCAGTACCCTGAGTAGCTTGGAAGATAAGGCAAATGAAATTTGTATGAAGGAACCTCTCCAGGGAGCAAGCACGCCAGTACACCAGGCCTCTTTCAACCGTTTCCTTGCACAGGAAGAAAGTTCGGTCCTTGGCACACTGCAGTCCATTCCTGATTTAACAAAGACATTTGAACTAATTGAAGCA GATTCTGTAGTGTGGAATGAACTAACTAACTTTGACCTCTCTGAAGTTAATGAAAAAACACCCGCTAAACAGACTCCAGTTAAATTTGAATGTTTGCAGCACAAAGGTGGAATAGGTTATCGCTTTGATGGCCATGCCATTTCGGATCTGAGCAGAAGTACTTGCAGTAATAGCAGTGAGCTTATTCCTATAACATCCCCTGTTGTTGCAAAGTTCAGCACGCCTCCAACCATTTTAAGGAGGAAAAGAAGATTACGCCTTGGTCCATCTCCACCCAGTGACTGCAACAGTCTTTCCTTCATGGATAACAGCACCACAAGCCCAAAAAGTACTCCAGTTAAAGTGCTTCCATTTTCTCCTTCTCAG TTTTTTAATATCTGTTCTGGCAATGATCACCTGAACATTGACAATACAGCACTTACTTCAACTCCAGTCTGTGGACAGAAAGTTCTAGTTACAACTCCATTAAGGAAAGACACGCCTCGAGTTCAAAAAGAAAATGTAGG TTTCAGGACACCCACAATAAGACGAACCGTTTTAGACAGCACTCCGAGAACACCTACCCCTTTCAAGAATGCACTTGCCGCTCAAGAAAAGAAATATGGGCCTCTTAGAATGGTG CCTCAATCGCTTGCACATTTAGAAGAGGATATTCGAGAGGTCTTGAAGAAGGAGACAGGGACTGACATATTACTTGGAGATGGAATGGATCCAATCTTCAAAATCTGCGAGCAAGAG CAAAATGCTCCTCTCAAGAAAGTACGAAAATCTCTTGTTTTGGACACTTGGAACAAGGATGACTTTGGTGCACAAAAGTTCACACAGTCCTCTGTTTCGGATATGCAG TCTGAAAACCTGTTGAATACTTCGTTACTGAGAACACTTTTACCAGAAAAATCGGACCTCGCCACAAGTACATGGAGCAGAAATGTTATCTTGtctgaaataaagcataaaaatacttcaaaaaCTGTACGATTTGAGATCCCATTGCAG
- the mybl1 gene encoding myb-related protein A isoform X3 translates to MMMMNICSKIVIMTSLNRKDEKLKKLVEEHGTEDWNFIASNFLNRTDVQCQHRWQKVLNPELIKGPWTKEEDQKVIELVQKYGPKRWSLIAKYLKGRIGKQCRERWHNHLNPEVKKSSWTEEEDKIIYEAHKRLGNRWAEIAKLLPGRTDNSIKNHWNSTMRRKVEQEGYLQEAPKCDLLPSMQQQKVPARTPLNPVQFPNQFFIPVSSQGLRHPYSASEESCIDNATTGLTQQPHIDDDPDKEKRIKELELLLMSAENEVRRKRVGASQDTTDFIWSRSLFGDESLSSTLSSLEDKANEICMKEPLQGASTPVHQASFNRFLAQEESSVLGTLQSIPDLTKTFELIEADSVVWNELTNFDLSEVNEKTPAKQTPVKFECLQHKGGIGYRFDGHAISDLSRSTCSNSSELIPITSPVVAKFSTPPTILRRKRRLRLGPSPPSDCNSLSFMDNSTTSPKSTPVKVLPFSPSQFFNICSGNDHLNIDNTALTSTPVCGQKVLVTTPLRKDTPRVQKENVGFRTPTIRRTVLDSTPRTPTPFKNALAAQEKKYGPLRMVPQSLAHLEEDIREVLKKETGTDILLGDGMDPIFKICEQEQNAPLKKVRKSLVLDTWNKDDFGAQKFTQSSVSDMQSENLLNTSLLRTLLPEKSDLATSTWSRNVILSEIKHKNTSKTVRFEIPLQMTSEWEAVACGKTEDQLIMTEQARRYLTAYNGSNTSRTLIL, encoded by the exons atgatgatgatgaacatCTGTTCCAAGATCGTGATTATGACATCCCTCAACAGAAAG GATGAGAAGTTAAAAAAGCTGGTAGAAGAACATGGTACAGAAGATTGGAATTTCATTGCTAGTAATTTTCtc AATCGAACAGATGTTCAATGCCAGCATCGGTGGCAAAAAGTCTTGAATCCAGAATTAATAAAAGGACCATGGACTAAGGAGGAAGATCAAAAG GTAATTGAGTTGGTGCAGAAATATGGTCCAAAACGATGGTCACTTATTGCCAAATACCTAAAAGGCAGGATTGGAAAACAGTGTCGGGAAAGGTGGCACAATCATTTAAATCCTGAAGTGAAAAAATCCTCCTGGACAGAGGAAGAAGATAAAATAATATATGAAGCACATAAGCGTCTTGGAAATCGTTGGGCAGAGATTGCCAAGTTGCTTCCTGGAAG AACAGATAATTCAATCAAGAACCATTGGAATTCCACAATGAGAAGAAAGGTTGAGCAAGAAGGATATCTGCAAGAGGCACCCAAATGTGACTTGCTTCCAAGTATGCAGCAACAGAAAGTACCAGCTAGGACTCCTCTGAACCCAGTGCAGTTTCCGAATCAATTTTTCATTCCCGTGTCTTCTCAA ggcCTTAGACATCCATACTCTGCTTCAGAAGAATCTTGCATAGATAATGCAACCACAGGATTAACTCAA CAACCACATATTGATGACGATCCTGATAAAGAGAAAAGAATAAAGGAACTTGAACTCCTCCTAATGTCAGCAGAGAATGAAGTCAGAAGGAAACGAGTAGGAGCT TCTCAAGACACTACTGACTTCATCTGGTCAAGAAGTCTTTTTGGTGATGAAAGTTTATCCAGTACCCTGAGTAGCTTGGAAGATAAGGCAAATGAAATTTGTATGAAGGAACCTCTCCAGGGAGCAAGCACGCCAGTACACCAGGCCTCTTTCAACCGTTTCCTTGCACAGGAAGAAAGTTCGGTCCTTGGCACACTGCAGTCCATTCCTGATTTAACAAAGACATTTGAACTAATTGAAGCA GATTCTGTAGTGTGGAATGAACTAACTAACTTTGACCTCTCTGAAGTTAATGAAAAAACACCCGCTAAACAGACTCCAGTTAAATTTGAATGTTTGCAGCACAAAGGTGGAATAGGTTATCGCTTTGATGGCCATGCCATTTCGGATCTGAGCAGAAGTACTTGCAGTAATAGCAGTGAGCTTATTCCTATAACATCCCCTGTTGTTGCAAAGTTCAGCACGCCTCCAACCATTTTAAGGAGGAAAAGAAGATTACGCCTTGGTCCATCTCCACCCAGTGACTGCAACAGTCTTTCCTTCATGGATAACAGCACCACAAGCCCAAAAAGTACTCCAGTTAAAGTGCTTCCATTTTCTCCTTCTCAG TTTTTTAATATCTGTTCTGGCAATGATCACCTGAACATTGACAATACAGCACTTACTTCAACTCCAGTCTGTGGACAGAAAGTTCTAGTTACAACTCCATTAAGGAAAGACACGCCTCGAGTTCAAAAAGAAAATGTAGG TTTCAGGACACCCACAATAAGACGAACCGTTTTAGACAGCACTCCGAGAACACCTACCCCTTTCAAGAATGCACTTGCCGCTCAAGAAAAGAAATATGGGCCTCTTAGAATGGTG CCTCAATCGCTTGCACATTTAGAAGAGGATATTCGAGAGGTCTTGAAGAAGGAGACAGGGACTGACATATTACTTGGAGATGGAATGGATCCAATCTTCAAAATCTGCGAGCAAGAG CAAAATGCTCCTCTCAAGAAAGTACGAAAATCTCTTGTTTTGGACACTTGGAACAAGGATGACTTTGGTGCACAAAAGTTCACACAGTCCTCTGTTTCGGATATGCAG TCTGAAAACCTGTTGAATACTTCGTTACTGAGAACACTTTTACCAGAAAAATCGGACCTCGCCACAAGTACATGGAGCAGAAATGTTATCTTGtctgaaataaagcataaaaatacttcaaaaaCTGTACGATTTGAGATCCCATTGCAG
- the mybl1 gene encoding myb-related protein A isoform X2, with amino-acid sequence MAKRARSEDDDDEHLFQDRDYDIPQQKGTKKLCNKVKWIPDEDEKLKKLVEEHGTEDWNFIASNFLNRTDVQCQHRWQKVLNPELIKGPWTKEEDQKVIELVQKYGPKRWSLIAKYLKGRIGKQCRERWHNHLNPEVKKSSWTEEEDKIIYEAHKRLGNRWAEIAKLLPGRTDNSIKNHWNSTMRRKVEQEGYLQEAPKCDLLPSMQQQKVPARTPLNPVQFPNQFFIPVSSQGLRHPYSASEESCIDNATTGLTQQPHIDDDPDKEKRIKELELLLMSAENEVRRKRVGASQDTTDFIWSRSLFGDESLSSTLSSLEDKANEICMKEPLQGASTPVHQASFNRFLAQEESSVLGTLQSIPDLTKTFELIEADSVVWNELTNFDLSEVNEKTPAKQTPVKFECLQHKGGIGYRFDGHAISDLSRSTCSNSSELIPITSPVVAKFSTPPTILRRKRRLRLGPSPPSDCNSLSFMDNSTTSPKSTPVKVLPFSPSQFFNICSGNDHLNIDNTALTSTPVCGQKVLVTTPLRKDTPRVQKENVGFRTPTIRRTVLDSTPRTPTPFKNALAAQEKKYGPLRMVPQSLAHLEEDIREVLKKETGTDILLGDGMDPIFKICEQEQNAPLKKVRKSLVLDTWNKDDFGAQKFTQSSVSDMQSENLLNTSLLRTLLPEKSDLATSTWSRNVILSEIKHKNTSKTVRFEIPLQMTSEWEAVACGKTEDQLIMTEQARRYLTAYNGSNTSRTLIL; translated from the exons ATGGCCAAGCGGGCTCGGAG tgaagatgatgatgatgaacatCTGTTCCAAGATCGTGATTATGACATCCCTCAACAGAAAGGTACAAAGAAGCTCTGTAACAAAGTTAAATGGATACCTGATGAG GATGAGAAGTTAAAAAAGCTGGTAGAAGAACATGGTACAGAAGATTGGAATTTCATTGCTAGTAATTTTCtc AATCGAACAGATGTTCAATGCCAGCATCGGTGGCAAAAAGTCTTGAATCCAGAATTAATAAAAGGACCATGGACTAAGGAGGAAGATCAAAAG GTAATTGAGTTGGTGCAGAAATATGGTCCAAAACGATGGTCACTTATTGCCAAATACCTAAAAGGCAGGATTGGAAAACAGTGTCGGGAAAGGTGGCACAATCATTTAAATCCTGAAGTGAAAAAATCCTCCTGGACAGAGGAAGAAGATAAAATAATATATGAAGCACATAAGCGTCTTGGAAATCGTTGGGCAGAGATTGCCAAGTTGCTTCCTGGAAG AACAGATAATTCAATCAAGAACCATTGGAATTCCACAATGAGAAGAAAGGTTGAGCAAGAAGGATATCTGCAAGAGGCACCCAAATGTGACTTGCTTCCAAGTATGCAGCAACAGAAAGTACCAGCTAGGACTCCTCTGAACCCAGTGCAGTTTCCGAATCAATTTTTCATTCCCGTGTCTTCTCAA ggcCTTAGACATCCATACTCTGCTTCAGAAGAATCTTGCATAGATAATGCAACCACAGGATTAACTCAA CAACCACATATTGATGACGATCCTGATAAAGAGAAAAGAATAAAGGAACTTGAACTCCTCCTAATGTCAGCAGAGAATGAAGTCAGAAGGAAACGAGTAGGAGCT TCTCAAGACACTACTGACTTCATCTGGTCAAGAAGTCTTTTTGGTGATGAAAGTTTATCCAGTACCCTGAGTAGCTTGGAAGATAAGGCAAATGAAATTTGTATGAAGGAACCTCTCCAGGGAGCAAGCACGCCAGTACACCAGGCCTCTTTCAACCGTTTCCTTGCACAGGAAGAAAGTTCGGTCCTTGGCACACTGCAGTCCATTCCTGATTTAACAAAGACATTTGAACTAATTGAAGCA GATTCTGTAGTGTGGAATGAACTAACTAACTTTGACCTCTCTGAAGTTAATGAAAAAACACCCGCTAAACAGACTCCAGTTAAATTTGAATGTTTGCAGCACAAAGGTGGAATAGGTTATCGCTTTGATGGCCATGCCATTTCGGATCTGAGCAGAAGTACTTGCAGTAATAGCAGTGAGCTTATTCCTATAACATCCCCTGTTGTTGCAAAGTTCAGCACGCCTCCAACCATTTTAAGGAGGAAAAGAAGATTACGCCTTGGTCCATCTCCACCCAGTGACTGCAACAGTCTTTCCTTCATGGATAACAGCACCACAAGCCCAAAAAGTACTCCAGTTAAAGTGCTTCCATTTTCTCCTTCTCAG TTTTTTAATATCTGTTCTGGCAATGATCACCTGAACATTGACAATACAGCACTTACTTCAACTCCAGTCTGTGGACAGAAAGTTCTAGTTACAACTCCATTAAGGAAAGACACGCCTCGAGTTCAAAAAGAAAATGTAGG TTTCAGGACACCCACAATAAGACGAACCGTTTTAGACAGCACTCCGAGAACACCTACCCCTTTCAAGAATGCACTTGCCGCTCAAGAAAAGAAATATGGGCCTCTTAGAATGGTG CCTCAATCGCTTGCACATTTAGAAGAGGATATTCGAGAGGTCTTGAAGAAGGAGACAGGGACTGACATATTACTTGGAGATGGAATGGATCCAATCTTCAAAATCTGCGAGCAAGAG CAAAATGCTCCTCTCAAGAAAGTACGAAAATCTCTTGTTTTGGACACTTGGAACAAGGATGACTTTGGTGCACAAAAGTTCACACAGTCCTCTGTTTCGGATATGCAG TCTGAAAACCTGTTGAATACTTCGTTACTGAGAACACTTTTACCAGAAAAATCGGACCTCGCCACAAGTACATGGAGCAGAAATGTTATCTTGtctgaaataaagcataaaaatacttcaaaaaCTGTACGATTTGAGATCCCATTGCAG